A window from Leptothermofonsia sichuanensis E412 encodes these proteins:
- a CDS encoding ABC transporter substrate-binding protein — MSWKSVWKQLGLVALFGLMLSWVVSCSSPSTDRGQQQSGTQEVEFWTMQLQPQFTDYFNQLIATFEQQNPSLKIRWVDVPWADMERKILTAVSAKTAPDVVNLNPNFASQLAQRNAWLDLDDKISAETRQQYLPNIWKASTLNGKSFGIPWYLTTRIAIYNTELFKQAGISTPPATFAELAQVAKQLKEKTGKYAFFTTVVPEDSAEVLESFVQMGVQLVDGEGKAAFNTPQGKAAFQYWVDLYTSNLMPKETLTEGHRYAIDLYQRGDTAILASGAEFLNTIAQNAPTIAQASATAPQVTGETGKKNVAVMNLVIPKDTDVPDAALKFALFVTNDANQLAFAKAANVLPSTVKALQDPYFTSEPANATPVDKARVVSAQQMQSAEVLIPAMKNVKRLQKVVYDNLQAAMLGQKTIDQAMNDAAQAWNRQL; from the coding sequence ATGAGTTGGAAAAGTGTCTGGAAACAACTGGGATTGGTTGCCCTATTTGGTTTAATGCTGAGTTGGGTGGTTAGCTGTAGCTCACCCTCTACGGATAGAGGGCAGCAGCAATCAGGCACTCAGGAAGTTGAATTTTGGACAATGCAACTTCAGCCCCAGTTCACCGATTACTTTAACCAACTCATCGCCACATTTGAGCAACAAAATCCCTCGCTCAAAATTCGCTGGGTAGATGTACCCTGGGCAGATATGGAGCGCAAGATTCTGACGGCTGTTTCTGCTAAAACTGCCCCAGATGTGGTAAACCTCAATCCCAACTTTGCGTCCCAGTTAGCCCAGCGCAACGCCTGGTTAGACCTGGACGACAAAATATCAGCAGAAACCCGGCAACAATACCTGCCGAATATCTGGAAAGCCAGCACTCTCAACGGCAAAAGTTTTGGCATCCCCTGGTATTTAACAACCCGTATTGCCATTTACAACACAGAACTCTTTAAGCAAGCAGGTATCAGTACTCCGCCGGCAACCTTTGCTGAACTGGCTCAGGTCGCCAAACAATTAAAGGAAAAAACCGGAAAATACGCCTTTTTCACAACCGTGGTGCCAGAAGACTCCGCTGAAGTGCTGGAATCTTTTGTCCAGATGGGAGTGCAACTGGTCGATGGAGAAGGCAAAGCTGCCTTCAATACCCCCCAGGGGAAAGCCGCATTTCAATACTGGGTCGATTTATATACTAGCAACCTGATGCCCAAAGAAACCCTGACAGAGGGGCATCGCTACGCCATCGACCTTTACCAGCGGGGTGATACGGCCATTCTGGCGTCAGGGGCTGAATTTCTAAACACGATCGCCCAAAATGCCCCTACGATCGCCCAGGCTTCCGCAACTGCACCCCAGGTAACTGGCGAAACCGGGAAAAAGAATGTAGCCGTCATGAATCTGGTTATTCCAAAAGATACAGACGTTCCCGATGCCGCCCTCAAGTTTGCGCTGTTTGTGACCAATGATGCCAACCAACTCGCCTTTGCTAAAGCCGCTAATGTCTTGCCCTCAACGGTCAAAGCGCTACAAGATCCTTATTTCACCAGCGAACCTGCTAATGCTACTCCAGTGGACAAAGCCAGGGTCGTGAGTGCTCAACAGATGCAGAGTGCAGAAGTCTTAATTCCAGCCATGAAAAACGTCAAGCGGCTTCAAAAAGTAGTTTATGACAATTTACAAGCCGCCATGCTGGGACAAAAAACCATAGATCAGGCAATGAACGATGCTGCTCAAGCGTGGAATCGGCAGCTATAG
- a CDS encoding translocation/assembly module TamB domain-containing protein, with protein sequence MTNPPGPGNSPNPDRRDRRWVRPLKRIGIPLVGVTVAGVAGGTWWGWNFIHRELSPLVEKNLSQSLNRPVQLGGVERFTLSSIRFGPSSLPPTPTDPDHLSIQAVDVAFNPLRLIFSRDLNLDITAIRPEIYLEQGKDGTWVETQIEPEEQPGPIRTDLRIIRFQDARAVLVPRSKTGEKGIPVMLSQLNGQAELFDNNQRFTYKVAGKSDTGGSLDLQGETRRLKKPEPVSSKGTSAGDLPLQTNLEIRGQNFLVSEIDRLVNIPNLTLSSGRVNGRIAIQLRPDETLPDLRGTAQFEGVTLQAQGVPRPFTRATGALQLQGKQIRLDNTNAFYGKVPALVKGTVHLEQGFNMAARVKSATLPDVLETLQVSPPFSTAGAISADLRLTGPLQQPVLSGIARSIKPGRFDRVALSQYTTEFRLDTADRRVIISTVQATPTAGGQVTGSGEINLTEPAQIALNFQALGVPGDALARPYNDGNPLPVRVGRINAQTQLKGPVDALQILTRWQASEGDYPARGEILIADGVTTLRNTVLQVAGGTATVQGRSVGDRWQATVVGSGIQLRRFSADLRGLFSGEMQLTGSVASFRPADVRGQGQVRFSEGISVVGQPLDAQIQWDGQKVVVQQATAPGFSANGAVFARLEGQGAPEITGLDLTVQTTDYSLQALSLPLPGGVDYSGRVDFNGRVTGTPVNPNVSGGVALKQFVLNGYAFEPLMQGNLRVANGVNLNVSGVRDRLSATLGADYQLLAFTIQREKAVAKGRTQGGLLLVEATDFPVGMLASPGVATLFPFSGDLSGNLAVDLRKLSAAGQVAIVNPTFGTYRADRFDGRIHIVDGAATLSGAKLRRDGTTFQIDGTAVLQGDDPTIKGQVRIAQGNLQDVLKLLQIFDLQDLARGIQPPVFGTGDDLNTVPVELAEASIQTQLRRLSEVKTLLQLTTEQRAEAPIPELRELVGSLDGELNVSGSLKAGLNANFNLRGQAWKWGPYSAKEVVAVGSFENGVLTLLPLRFQSDQSFVSFSGQLGGQEPSGQFRMENISVESLQPLVNTPLPIEGTLNATATLAGTWNNPQAIGEISLTNGSLNGTAVREGRGNFQYANARLNFGSRIVIAEPEPISIIGSLPFPLPYAGAVTPDSNQISLDINVKNEGLAVLNALNNQVEWVDGQGSVILKVRGTLEQPDAQGTIQLAGATLKARALPEPITDVNGTIAFNRDRLNITEAIVGRFSKGQITAAGTLPLATPFLPEDPDAGKVVAVKLENIRLNLKGLYQGAVDGSVDIMGTALNPLLGGAIQLSNGQVLLAEQAKNASETEKRDFETASASNIEFNNLKLELGRNLRITSAPILNFVASGELTINGSLSEIRPSGVINLTAGQVNLFTTQFTLARGYPQTAEFLPQQGLNPNLDIRLIALVPEVVGSRLPTSTLSNEVIDAPRFQRYGSVQSVRVQARVIGPASELDQNLELTSSPARTESEIVSLIGGGFVSTLGQGNGALGLANIAGSALLTNVQGFIGNALGLSDFRLFPTITPTQDSRDSRRESNLDLAMEAGIDITRALSFSVLKILTSDAPAQFNLRYRLNNEILLRTSTDFSGDSRAIIEYETRF encoded by the coding sequence ATGACAAATCCGCCAGGTCCAGGAAACTCGCCGAATCCCGATAGGCGCGATCGCCGCTGGGTTCGTCCCCTCAAGCGAATTGGGATTCCCCTGGTGGGGGTAACCGTGGCAGGGGTGGCAGGGGGAACCTGGTGGGGATGGAATTTTATTCATCGTGAATTATCGCCTCTGGTCGAGAAAAATTTAAGTCAATCTTTGAATCGACCCGTCCAGTTGGGTGGAGTGGAGCGCTTTACGCTCTCCAGCATTCGATTTGGTCCGTCTTCCCTGCCACCAACGCCAACAGACCCAGACCATCTTTCCATTCAAGCCGTAGACGTGGCCTTTAACCCGCTACGGCTCATTTTTAGCCGCGATTTAAATCTGGATATTACAGCGATCAGGCCCGAGATCTACCTGGAGCAGGGAAAGGATGGTACCTGGGTTGAAACCCAGATCGAACCGGAAGAGCAGCCCGGTCCAATTAGAACCGATTTAAGGATAATTCGGTTTCAGGATGCCAGGGCTGTGCTGGTGCCCCGCTCTAAAACTGGTGAGAAAGGCATTCCTGTGATGTTGTCCCAACTGAACGGGCAGGCTGAACTGTTTGATAACAACCAGCGGTTTACCTACAAAGTTGCTGGAAAGTCAGACACCGGAGGCAGTCTGGATTTGCAGGGTGAAACTCGACGCTTGAAAAAACCAGAACCTGTTAGTTCGAAGGGTACCTCTGCGGGAGACCTGCCCTTGCAGACCAATCTCGAAATTCGGGGACAAAATTTTCTGGTTTCTGAAATTGACCGACTGGTCAATATCCCGAATCTCACACTGTCATCGGGACGGGTGAATGGGAGAATTGCAATTCAGTTACGACCGGATGAAACCCTGCCTGATTTAAGGGGGACAGCCCAATTTGAAGGGGTAACACTCCAGGCGCAGGGGGTTCCCCGTCCTTTCACCAGAGCAACAGGAGCACTGCAACTGCAAGGCAAGCAAATTCGTCTGGACAATACCAATGCCTTTTATGGTAAGGTTCCTGCTCTGGTGAAGGGAACGGTTCATCTAGAGCAGGGATTTAATATGGCTGCCAGGGTAAAGTCGGCAACTCTGCCAGATGTGCTTGAAACATTACAGGTATCGCCGCCCTTTTCCACGGCTGGGGCAATTAGTGCAGACTTGAGGCTGACGGGACCATTACAGCAGCCAGTTCTGTCAGGCATCGCCCGCAGTATCAAACCTGGACGGTTTGATCGAGTTGCCTTGAGTCAATACACGACCGAATTTCGGCTGGATACGGCTGATCGTCGGGTAATCATTTCAACTGTGCAGGCAACTCCAACCGCTGGGGGACAGGTCACTGGTTCCGGTGAAATCAATCTGACAGAGCCAGCGCAGATTGCCCTCAATTTTCAGGCATTGGGGGTGCCGGGGGATGCACTTGCCCGCCCCTATAACGATGGCAATCCTCTCCCTGTGAGAGTTGGTCGGATTAATGCCCAGACGCAACTGAAGGGACCGGTGGATGCCCTGCAAATTTTGACTCGCTGGCAGGCATCGGAGGGCGACTATCCAGCCAGGGGAGAAATTCTGATTGCAGATGGCGTGACCACCCTGCGAAATACAGTGTTGCAGGTTGCAGGGGGGACAGCTACGGTTCAGGGGAGGTCGGTGGGCGATCGCTGGCAGGCAACGGTCGTTGGTTCTGGCATCCAGCTCAGGCGCTTTTCTGCCGATTTGCGGGGTTTGTTCAGTGGGGAGATGCAACTGACTGGCTCAGTGGCATCCTTCAGACCAGCGGATGTACGGGGACAGGGACAGGTTCGCTTTTCTGAAGGGATTTCGGTAGTTGGGCAACCCCTGGACGCTCAGATTCAGTGGGATGGGCAAAAAGTGGTGGTGCAGCAGGCAACTGCTCCTGGATTTAGCGCCAACGGAGCTGTGTTTGCCCGCCTGGAAGGTCAGGGTGCCCCAGAAATTACGGGACTGGATCTGACTGTGCAAACAACAGATTACAGCTTGCAGGCGTTGTCACTGCCGCTACCAGGGGGGGTGGACTATTCTGGACGGGTAGATTTTAATGGGCGGGTGACAGGAACTCCGGTGAACCCGAATGTTTCTGGAGGCGTGGCCCTGAAACAGTTTGTCCTGAATGGGTATGCCTTTGAACCCCTGATGCAGGGTAATTTGCGGGTTGCGAATGGAGTGAATTTGAATGTGTCAGGAGTGCGCGATCGCCTGTCAGCTACCCTGGGAGCCGATTATCAATTGCTGGCATTCACTATCCAGCGGGAGAAAGCTGTGGCAAAGGGGCGCACCCAGGGTGGCTTGCTGCTGGTTGAAGCAACAGATTTTCCCGTAGGAATGCTGGCATCTCCAGGGGTGGCTACCCTGTTCCCATTTTCCGGGGATTTGAGTGGCAACCTGGCGGTGGATTTAAGGAAATTGAGTGCCGCGGGGCAGGTGGCAATCGTCAACCCCACCTTTGGCACCTACCGGGCCGATCGGTTTGATGGGCGAATTCATATTGTCGATGGGGCGGCGACCCTCTCTGGGGCAAAACTACGCCGGGACGGCACCACTTTCCAGATAGATGGTACAGCCGTTTTGCAAGGGGATGACCCCACTATTAAAGGTCAGGTCAGGATCGCTCAGGGGAATCTCCAGGATGTACTCAAGTTGCTACAAATCTTTGATCTGCAAGATCTGGCAAGGGGAATCCAGCCACCCGTTTTTGGTACAGGAGATGACTTGAATACTGTCCCGGTTGAACTGGCTGAAGCTTCTATCCAGACTCAACTTCGTCGCCTCTCAGAAGTGAAAACACTCCTGCAATTAACAACAGAGCAGCGAGCCGAAGCCCCCATTCCTGAACTGCGGGAATTGGTTGGCAGCCTGGACGGAGAGTTGAATGTGTCTGGTTCCTTAAAGGCTGGGTTGAATGCCAACTTTAATTTGCGCGGGCAGGCGTGGAAATGGGGACCTTATTCTGCCAAAGAGGTGGTCGCGGTTGGGAGTTTTGAAAATGGTGTCCTGACCTTGCTGCCCCTGCGGTTTCAGTCCGACCAGTCCTTTGTCAGCTTTTCCGGGCAGCTTGGTGGTCAAGAGCCATCGGGACAGTTTCGGATGGAAAACATTTCCGTGGAGAGTCTGCAACCCCTGGTTAACACTCCATTGCCGATTGAAGGAACTTTGAACGCCACGGCCACCCTGGCAGGCACCTGGAACAATCCCCAGGCGATCGGCGAAATTAGCCTGACTAACGGCAGCCTCAATGGTACAGCGGTCAGGGAAGGGCGGGGCAATTTCCAGTACGCTAATGCCCGTTTAAACTTTGGCAGTCGGATTGTCATTGCAGAACCTGAACCCATCAGTATTATTGGCAGCCTTCCCTTTCCCCTCCCCTATGCAGGGGCAGTGACCCCTGACAGCAACCAGATCAGCCTGGATATTAATGTTAAAAATGAAGGACTGGCAGTTCTAAATGCCCTCAATAATCAGGTTGAGTGGGTGGATGGTCAAGGCTCCGTGATATTGAAGGTAAGAGGTACCCTGGAACAGCCTGACGCTCAGGGCACCATCCAGTTAGCAGGGGCTACGCTTAAAGCCAGAGCACTCCCTGAACCTATTACAGACGTGAATGGCACGATCGCCTTCAACCGCGATCGCCTCAACATCACTGAAGCCATTGTTGGGCGATTTAGCAAAGGGCAAATTACAGCAGCAGGCACCTTGCCCCTGGCAACTCCCTTCCTGCCGGAGGATCCAGACGCAGGCAAAGTAGTCGCAGTCAAACTTGAGAACATTCGGCTCAATCTGAAAGGGCTGTACCAGGGTGCTGTAGATGGCAGTGTGGATATTATGGGGACTGCCCTGAATCCGTTACTTGGGGGAGCAATTCAGCTCAGTAATGGCCAGGTGTTGCTGGCAGAGCAAGCCAAGAATGCCAGCGAAACCGAAAAGCGTGATTTTGAAACCGCCTCAGCATCCAATATAGAGTTCAACAACTTAAAGTTGGAGTTGGGCAGAAACCTCCGGATCACCAGCGCCCCGATTCTGAACTTTGTTGCCTCTGGTGAACTCACCATTAATGGTTCTCTGAGCGAGATTCGCCCCAGCGGTGTGATTAACCTGACGGCAGGGCAGGTTAACCTGTTTACCACTCAATTCACCCTGGCACGGGGCTATCCTCAAACCGCTGAATTTCTTCCCCAGCAAGGACTGAACCCCAATCTGGACATTCGTTTGATTGCTTTGGTGCCCGAAGTAGTAGGCAGCCGTCTGCCCACATCCACCCTCTCTAACGAAGTGATAGATGCTCCCCGATTTCAGCGCTATGGCAGTGTTCAAAGTGTCCGAGTCCAGGCGCGGGTCATCGGACCGGCCAGTGAACTCGATCAAAATCTGGAATTGACCAGTAGCCCTGCTCGCACCGAATCTGAAATTGTTAGCTTGATTGGCGGAGGCTTCGTCTCTACGTTGGGGCAGGGCAATGGTGCATTGGGGCTGGCAAATATCGCTGGTTCTGCCCTCTTAACCAATGTCCAGGGTTTCATTGGCAATGCATTGGGGTTGAGTGACTTTCGCCTGTTCCCCACGATTACCCCAACTCAGGACAGTCGCGATTCCCGTCGAGAGTCTAATTTAGATCTGGCCATGGAAGCAGGGATTGACATTACCCGCGCCCTATCCTTCAGCGTCCTGAAAATTCTCACATCTGATGCACCCGCTCAGTTTAACCTGCGCTACCGCCTGAACAATGAAATCCTGCTGAGAACTTCAACTGACTTTTCTGGGGATAGTCGGGCCATTATTGAATATGAGACGAGGTTTTAG
- the clpP gene encoding ATP-dependent Clp endopeptidase proteolytic subunit ClpP, with product MIPTVIEQSGRGERAFDIYSRLLRERIVFLGQAIDADVANLVVAQLLFLDAEDPEKDIYVYINSPGGSVTAGMGIYDTMKHIRPDVSTICVGLAASMGAFLLSAGTKGKRISLPHSRILIHQPLGGAQGQATDIEIQAKEILYHKQRLNELLADHTGQPLARIQEDTERDFFMSAEEAKAYGLVDQVIDRRPSAVRPAVVK from the coding sequence ATGATTCCTACCGTTATTGAACAGTCTGGTCGCGGTGAACGCGCCTTTGACATTTACTCGCGGCTACTGCGGGAGCGAATTGTTTTCTTAGGGCAGGCGATCGATGCGGATGTTGCCAACCTGGTAGTTGCACAACTACTTTTTCTGGATGCTGAAGACCCTGAGAAAGATATCTACGTCTATATCAACTCTCCTGGTGGTTCGGTTACGGCAGGCATGGGCATCTATGACACCATGAAGCATATCCGCCCTGACGTTTCCACCATTTGTGTTGGTCTGGCAGCCAGTATGGGTGCTTTTTTGTTAAGTGCTGGAACAAAAGGCAAACGCATCAGCTTACCCCACTCCCGAATTTTGATCCACCAACCCCTAGGGGGTGCCCAGGGACAGGCTACTGATATTGAAATTCAGGCAAAAGAAATTCTGTACCACAAGCAACGACTCAACGAACTACTGGCAGACCATACAGGACAGCCCCTTGCGCGCATCCAGGAGGACACTGAGCGCGATTTCTTCATGTCAGCCGAAGAAGCCAAAGCCTATGGTTTAGTTGATCAGGTCATTGATCGCCGTCCCTCTGCTGTTCGTCCAGCCGTCGTCAAGTAG
- a CDS encoding LIC_10190 family membrane protein, translated as MLYFLAIWTLLLLISGIVGFGLLHGLGADRFDRPGDRVIMAEWSGVVALAIALLTTSLFLPLSPLVGAIVALILCVIVLAVRSHRTALVAIVRSVNSPKRLAALIGLMIAVAAWMTQEVTWSDTGLYHYSNIQWFAGYGRVPGIALLFPNYGFTSSWFALAAPFNAEILDARGTATTNGFVLLLVVCQLVIHLRRLLHREGMVSDWFMVIFLLMIPPIAWMDGVNTILISPSPDIPLLLLVGVIAWCFLTRVNHQAIPLTRLQNPGFEMHLIPLILATGALTIKLTAVPLWLVTSLFYSYARGFKFYRWVVVSGIAILLMTPVFAHNIIASGCPLYPSSLLCLDLPWSLSPEAVQETAKSTHEWMSWVSTPPPEIPRWLWAFWRWFHKSTTTRFMAFLLVVNSGCLVYLCKRKTIEAEQGKNRVMVLAVTGIVFFLATAPFFRFSLSYLILLPALSVTLAWGDLISSRSHLSSYLNSVQKFKFKWAIAGALPALLVAVTLHGSSPSRLVLPPPLKHVPVIQKQARNFLYWSPKQPDELCWATKIPCTTLLHGDVILRDPERGLRSGFVRQLNSTQKST; from the coding sequence ATGCTCTATTTCCTCGCCATCTGGACGCTACTCTTGTTGATTAGTGGCATCGTTGGGTTTGGATTGCTGCATGGGTTAGGGGCAGACCGCTTTGACCGACCGGGCGATCGCGTGATAATGGCCGAATGGTCAGGGGTGGTGGCGCTTGCCATTGCCCTGCTTACCACCTCCTTGTTTTTGCCGCTGTCACCACTGGTTGGGGCGATCGTGGCACTCATTTTATGCGTAATTGTTCTGGCAGTTCGCTCCCATCGCACAGCACTTGTTGCCATAGTACGATCAGTCAACTCCCCTAAACGTCTGGCAGCCCTGATCGGGCTAATGATTGCCGTGGCAGCCTGGATGACCCAGGAAGTGACCTGGAGTGATACGGGGCTTTATCACTACAGCAATATCCAGTGGTTTGCCGGCTATGGCAGGGTTCCCGGTATTGCCCTCCTGTTTCCAAACTATGGATTTACCTCCTCCTGGTTTGCCCTGGCGGCTCCATTCAATGCTGAAATCCTAGATGCACGGGGTACCGCCACGACGAATGGGTTTGTGCTGCTGCTGGTCGTCTGCCAGTTGGTGATCCACTTGAGGCGTTTACTGCACCGTGAGGGAATGGTCAGTGATTGGTTTATGGTGATTTTCTTACTCATGATTCCACCCATAGCCTGGATGGACGGGGTAAATACTATCCTGATCTCACCCTCGCCAGATATTCCTCTGCTGCTTCTGGTAGGAGTGATTGCCTGGTGTTTTCTGACCAGGGTCAACCATCAAGCAATCCCTCTTACCAGGCTCCAAAATCCTGGTTTTGAGATGCATCTCATTCCCCTCATCCTGGCAACTGGAGCCTTGACCATAAAGCTTACGGCAGTTCCTCTCTGGCTGGTCACCAGCCTGTTTTACAGTTATGCCAGAGGGTTTAAGTTTTATCGCTGGGTAGTCGTCAGTGGGATTGCAATCCTGCTGATGACTCCCGTGTTTGCCCACAACATTATTGCTTCTGGTTGTCCCCTCTATCCATCGTCCTTGCTTTGTTTAGATCTGCCCTGGTCACTCTCACCGGAAGCGGTTCAAGAAACGGCCAAATCCACCCATGAGTGGATGTCCTGGGTTAGTACACCCCCCCCAGAGATTCCTCGCTGGTTGTGGGCATTCTGGCGGTGGTTCCACAAATCCACGACTACTCGCTTCATGGCGTTTTTGCTGGTTGTCAATAGCGGTTGCCTGGTCTATCTCTGCAAACGTAAAACCATCGAAGCGGAGCAGGGAAAAAATAGGGTGATGGTGCTTGCTGTCACAGGCATTGTATTTTTTCTAGCCACTGCGCCGTTTTTCCGATTTTCTCTGTCCTATTTAATTTTGCTGCCAGCCCTCTCGGTTACACTGGCCTGGGGTGATCTCATCTCATCCAGATCCCATTTGAGTTCGTATCTCAACTCCGTCCAGAAGTTCAAATTCAAGTGGGCGATCGCAGGTGCTCTGCCTGCGCTGCTGGTTGCAGTGACCCTGCATGGCAGTTCTCCTTCACGGCTTGTTCTGCCACCACCTCTGAAACATGTCCCAGTCATTCAGAAACAGGCCAGGAATTTTCTCTACTGGTCACCCAAACAACCGGACGAACTCTGTTGGGCTACAAAAATTCCCTGCACAACCCTGCTTCATGGGGATGTCATTTTAAGGGATCCAGAACGTGGACTCAGGTCGGGTTTTGTCCGCCAGTTGAATTCGACTCAAAAATCTACTTGA
- a CDS encoding glycosyltransferase family 9 protein has product MRIVAFVPGGIGDQLLFFPTLDDLKQIYPNAQLDVVIEPRAKAAYQVSRSVHNTILFDYEDRNSLADFGNLLGAVREQEYDVAISLGRGWGIGLALWLTGIPIRIGYAGTPGQVFLTNTVPLKPDQYAACMYHDLLKGLDIHTPCPELSINVSTKDLDWADAERKRLGLQSSGYVLIHGGFSQHSKDMGINKIYPVASWKGIIQDFERRQPDLPLVVVQEPEDEKFVQELVQSSPKLKVTIPEDIGKLAAMIAGANLMLCTDSAPMHLAVAVKTYTLALFGSTDPKRLLPESNRFVGIKSLTGQLADISPQMVLEKVWGG; this is encoded by the coding sequence ATGCGAATTGTAGCCTTCGTCCCTGGTGGAATTGGCGATCAACTTTTATTCTTCCCGACACTGGATGACTTGAAACAGATCTATCCCAATGCTCAGCTCGATGTCGTGATTGAGCCACGGGCAAAGGCTGCTTATCAGGTGTCCAGGTCTGTTCACAACACGATTCTGTTTGACTACGAAGACCGAAACAGTCTGGCAGATTTTGGTAACCTGCTGGGTGCTGTCCGGGAACAGGAGTACGATGTTGCGATTTCCCTGGGGCGGGGTTGGGGCATTGGGCTGGCACTCTGGCTGACAGGGATTCCAATCCGCATTGGTTATGCAGGCACCCCCGGTCAGGTTTTTCTCACAAACACTGTACCTTTGAAGCCAGATCAATATGCCGCCTGTATGTATCACGATCTGCTAAAAGGGCTGGACATCCATACGCCCTGCCCAGAGTTATCCATCAATGTTTCCACGAAGGACCTGGATTGGGCAGATGCTGAGCGGAAGCGCCTGGGTTTGCAAAGCAGTGGTTATGTGCTGATTCATGGGGGGTTCAGTCAACATTCAAAAGACATGGGTATTAACAAGATATACCCGGTTGCAAGCTGGAAGGGCATTATTCAAGATTTTGAGCGGCGGCAGCCGGACTTACCTCTGGTCGTAGTGCAGGAACCAGAGGATGAGAAATTTGTCCAGGAACTGGTTCAGTCCAGCCCTAAGCTGAAAGTGACAATTCCTGAGGATATCGGCAAGCTGGCAGCCATGATTGCTGGAGCGAATCTTATGCTATGTACCGATAGCGCCCCGATGCATCTTGCCGTTGCTGTGAAAACTTACACACTGGCACTGTTTGGATCAACGGATCCAAAGCGGTTACTGCCGGAAAGCAATCGGTTTGTCGGTATCAAATCCCTGACCGGACAACTGGCGGATATTTCTCCCCAAATGGTACTGGAAAAGGTTTGGGGCGGTTAG
- the ispD gene encoding 2-C-methyl-D-erythritol 4-phosphate cytidylyltransferase → MYLLIPAAGSGRRMGSDRNKLLLPLLEKPLLAWTLSAARAAQSIRWVGLIGQPEDFQDFKEIVVSLGMTKMVHFIQGGATRQESVYRGLQALPAVAQRVLIHDGARCLITPKLFDRCAQELHHCPGLIAAIPVKDTIKVVEHSTQQITRTPDRRQLWAAQTPQGFEVDRLTRCHDEGVRQGWEVTDDAALFEQCGLPVKIVEGEETNLKVTTPVDLAIAEFILRQRGQE, encoded by the coding sequence GTGTACTTATTAATTCCAGCCGCTGGCTCAGGTCGTCGAATGGGGAGCGATCGCAACAAATTGTTGCTGCCCCTGCTTGAAAAACCCCTCCTTGCCTGGACACTTTCTGCTGCCCGTGCCGCCCAATCCATTCGCTGGGTCGGGTTAATTGGTCAGCCAGAGGATTTTCAAGACTTCAAAGAGATTGTGGTCAGCCTTGGGATGACGAAAATGGTGCATTTTATCCAGGGGGGAGCAACCCGTCAGGAGTCGGTCTACCGGGGACTACAGGCGTTACCAGCCGTTGCCCAGCGGGTTCTGATCCATGACGGTGCCCGTTGTCTGATTACCCCCAAGCTGTTTGATCGCTGTGCCCAGGAATTACACCACTGTCCAGGACTGATTGCTGCCATCCCTGTGAAGGACACCATTAAAGTCGTAGAGCATTCTACACAGCAGATAACCCGTACCCCGGATCGTCGCCAACTGTGGGCAGCACAGACGCCGCAGGGTTTTGAGGTCGATCGCCTGACCCGCTGTCATGATGAGGGAGTCCGTCAGGGATGGGAAGTGACTGATGACGCTGCCCTATTTGAGCAGTGTGGGCTGCCGGTCAAAATCGTTGAAGGGGAAGAAACAAATCTAAAAGTCACCACCCCCGTGGATCTGGCGATCGCCGAGTTCATCCTGCGCCAGCGGGGACAAGAGTGA